A window of Flammeovirga kamogawensis genomic DNA:
TTTAAACCATAATCATCAAAAGGCCAAACTTGTGTTTCTCTAAAAGTAAACGCCTCTTTGATTACATCAAGAATAGACTTTCCTTTAATAGCTAAGATTTCAACATCAGTTTTTTTGAATATAGAATTAAGGCGTGAAGTGCTACTTTTTTCAACAGCATCTTGCTTGTCTAATAATCTACTATTTAATTTCACATTTTCACGTTCGAAAAATTCGATATCTGAAGCATTTTTTACCGGGTCTAAGGCATTAATGAACAATAAGTTCTTATCAATGTTTTCTTGTAGCTCCTCAATGCTTTCCATTTGGTCTTCAATTCTATCTTCTTTGTTTACACTGTCTACAGTATATTTCATGTTTTTCCTAAGTTTATGGCGTTAATAGCAGTGATTAAATTTAGTATATATAATTATTTAATTTTTGGTTATTATTTATTTAATAGCAATTGAAACTAGGATTGATCGATTGTTAAGTAATTTCGTATTCGTATAAATGAGTGAATAAGTTTTCACTTTTATTACATTAGTTTATATAGGTTTGTGTTTTTTAGTGTGTGTTTGCTGTTGTTTTGTTTCTCAATCATGGTTCTTCATTTTTTTCCATTGATGAAAAAACGATGCAAAAAAATCTAGGCTATGAAGCTAAAAGCTAAATTTATTTTCAATACCGTTTTGAGATGCGCATTGCTTTGCTTGTCAAATTGAGTAATGTAGTAGGTGTTTTAAGCATATATTATTTTGGGAATCGATGTTATATCATCAGTCGAGGGTTTAAGAGAATGCAAATGATTTTTTTTAAAAAAAACTCTCAACATTTAAATTGAATGATGACAGACAATTTAAATGTTGAGAGTTTATTGAAAGAAGTAGGGATTTAAGTATAACCTTAAAACCTAGTCCAATACAGCCTCAGCTAAAATCACTAATTTATTTTCTAGCATCTCTAAAGTTCCACCATCAATATTGAAAGTAGTAAGATCAGCTTTATTAGCGATACGTACAGTACCTTGGCCTAAGCTAGAGATAATGTTTGCGTGACGATCAAGCATTTCAAATTCACCGTTAATACCAGGGACTTTTACTGCTGTCGCTTCACCTTCGAAATATTTTTTATCAGGAGTAAGTAATTCAACAAACATGATAAATGAATTTATGTGGTGTTAGTTGATAAACTATTCCACAATGAATATTTTATTAAAAAAAAAGCGAGAACCCGAGAAGAACCCAGACTCTCGCCTTTAATATTTTTAGTTGATAAAACGAATTACTTCGCTTCAGCAAGCATTTTCTCACCAGCAGTAACTGCTTCTTCGATTGTTCCTACGAACATGAAGGCAGCTTCAGGAAGGTGATCCCATTTACCATCTAAGATTTCGTTGAAACCACGGATAGTATCTTTAATGTCTACAATTAGACCAGGGATACCTGAGAATTGTTCTGCAACGTGGAAAGGTTGAGATAAATAACGTTGAACACGACGAGCACGTGCTACAACTTGCTTATCTTCCTCAGAAAGTTCATCCATACCAAGAATTGCAATAATATCTTGTAATTCTTTGTAACGTTGGATAGTTTCTTTAACACGCTGAGCAGTATTGTAATGCTCATCTCCTAAAATTTCTGGAGATAAGATACGTGAAGATGATTCTAAAGGATCCACACCAGGGAAGATACCTAAAGATGTAATCTTACGAGATAATACTGTTTGTGCATCCAAGTGGGCGAATGTAGTCGCTGGAGCAGGGTCAGTTAAATCATCGGCAGGTACATATACTGCTTGTACCGATGTAATAGATCCTCTCTTCGTTGACGTAATACGCTCTTGCATAGCACCCATTTCTGTAGCCAATGTTGGTTGGTAACCTACAGCTGATGGCATACGACCTAATAGGGCAGATACCTCAGAACCCGCTTGAGTAAAACGGAAGATGTTGTCTACGAAGAATAAGATATCACGACCTTGAGCTTCACCTTCACCATCACGGAAGAATTCGGCAATTGTTAAACCAGATAAAGCTACACGAGCACGTGCACCAGGAGGTTCGTTCATTTGACCGTAAACTAACGTTGCTTGTGAGTTTGCAAGTTCGTTTTTATCTACTTTAGAAAGGTCCCATCCGCCTTTCTCCATATCTTCTTCAAATTCTTTACCGTACTTGATTACGCCAGATTCAATCATCTCACGTAGAAGGTCATTACCTTCACGAGTACGTTCACCTACACCGGCAAATACAGAGATACCAGAGTATACTTTTGCAATGTTGTTGATCAATTCCATGATCAATACAGTTTTACCAACACCAGCACCACCAAAAAGACCAATTTTACCACCTTTAGTATAAGGCTCTAAAAGGTCAATTACTTTAATACCTGTGTATAGTACTTCTGTACTTGTTGCTAATTGATCAAATGCAGGAGCAGATCTGTGAATTGGAAGTGAAGTTTCAGTATCAGGCACATCCA
This region includes:
- a CDS encoding F0F1 ATP synthase subunit epsilon yields the protein MFVELLTPDKKYFEGEATAVKVPGINGEFEMLDRHANIISSLGQGTVRIANKADLTTFNIDGGTLEMLENKLVILAEAVLD
- the atpD gene encoding F0F1 ATP synthase subunit beta, whose protein sequence is MSNIGKVTSVIGPVVDVSFEAEGSTLPAIYNALKVKKSNGLEIILEVQQHLGEERVRTVAMDGTEGLQRGADCLDTGKAIAMPTGEAVRGRVFNVVGEPIDGMDVPDTETSLPIHRSAPAFDQLATSTEVLYTGIKVIDLLEPYTKGGKIGLFGGAGVGKTVLIMELINNIAKVYSGISVFAGVGERTREGNDLLREMIESGVIKYGKEFEEDMEKGGWDLSKVDKNELANSQATLVYGQMNEPPGARARVALSGLTIAEFFRDGEGEAQGRDILFFVDNIFRFTQAGSEVSALLGRMPSAVGYQPTLATEMGAMQERITSTKRGSITSVQAVYVPADDLTDPAPATTFAHLDAQTVLSRKITSLGIFPGVDPLESSSRILSPEILGDEHYNTAQRVKETIQRYKELQDIIAILGMDELSEEDKQVVARARRVQRYLSQPFHVAEQFSGIPGLIVDIKDTIRGFNEILDGKWDHLPEAAFMFVGTIEEAVTAGEKMLAEAK